A window of Pristis pectinata isolate sPriPec2 chromosome 18, sPriPec2.1.pri, whole genome shotgun sequence genomic DNA:
TGACAGGAGATAGAAATATATAACTAATGCTGTACGGATGGAAACTATTTTCCCCGAAATAGCCTGGCACTGACTTGCTTTCTGAAATGAATTGAAAATTTCCACCTATTACAAAAAGAGAGGGTAGCAAAAGTCAATGCCATCCCCTGATAGAAGGCTGCAGAGGAAGGAACAGAAAATTCCAAACCAGAATTAAGCAGGTGCCAAACTCACCACAATGGAATCCATGTTTTGCTGAAGTGATCCGATCTCAAGCAAGGTCTCCTGCAACTGCTTTCCCATTTCAAAGTCGACCTTCTGAAGTTCTTTCTGGGAAACAAAAAGCAAATAGTGACAATGTAGTGGCAGTAACTCTGTGTTGCGTCACAgcgagaggcggagggagggattGGTACCAGAAGTCTGATCACATTTCAATGTTTTATTGAGCTCAGTAACTAACTTCAGGAGAGGGCCACGTTCCAGGTGATCCTGCCATCGCCATCTCACACCCAGATGACCTCCCTCTCAGCCCCAGGTGAACCCTGCCATCACCAACTCACCCCCTCTCAGGCAAAACCCCCCCCAAGTCTGAACCCACTGTCTCacatcccaccctcccccttggttgtcttggtgaagcagccagcataatcaaagaccccacccacccaggacattctctcttctctcctcttccatcgggtagaaggtacaggagcctgagggcacataccaccagactgaaggacagcttctaccccacggtgataagacaattgaatggttcccttatacgatgagatggactctgacctcacgatctaccttgttgtgaccttgcaccttattgcactgcactttctctgtagctgtgacactttactctcacgtggcagatcgggctttggttgtttctgcctctctttacattttcttctcttttcctccaattctgcacatctgttggcttcgaaagttgctgttccttctcggatgattgTTTGCCagagagtttcctgtccttggcagtgGTTTCCCAATTGTCGATGTCGacgttacatttcttcatgttggcttttaatacatctttgaatctcttctgttgtccgcctcttttacgtttgcctactttaagctgggaggagaagatttgtttcggcagacattCGTCTTTCACCCAAAcgacatgaccgctccatcttagttggttcttgataacataggcttcaacgcttgttgtttttgcttcatttagcacactGACATTGGTCCTTCTATCTTCCcggctgatatttaagatatttccaAAACaacgttgatggaacttttcaactgccttcagatgtcgtcggtatgttgtccaacttcctgatgcatacaggagtgttgggatcacactggactcataagccacttgagagcccataaatagatcaacggaaggaagaccatcatccttgacctcaagggatagccaccaggactctctactgttattgtttttacctgtactacctcaatgcactctgtactacctcaacgttactgcactgtgtaacgaattgacctgtaccatcggtttgtaagacaagctttcccactgtacctcggtacaggtgacaataataaaccaataccccttGCCCTCCCACGTCTCACCCTCCAGATGATGCTCACCTCACCCCCTGGCtaaccccacaacccccaccatcAACAGCCTACAGACAGCACCCCACCCcaagtgaccccccccccaccctccccaccccaggtgacccccacccacaccctcccctccccaggtgacccccctcaccctcccctccaccccaccctccccaggtgaccccccccacccctccacccaccctccccaggtgacccccccacccccccctccaccccacctccccaggtgacccccccaccccccccctccaccccaccctccccaggtgacccccccccacccaccccaccctccccaggtgacccccccaccccaccctccccaccccaggtgacccccacccacaccctccccctccccaggtgacccccctcaccctccccaggtgaccccccccacccacccacccccttcaccccaccctccccaggtgacccccccccccacccaccccccttcaccccaccctccccaggtgaaaccccacccacccctccaccccaccctccccaggtgacccccccccacccacccccttcaccccaccctccccaggtgacccccccccccacccacccccttcaccccaccctccccaggtgaccccccccacccacccccttcaccccaccctccccaggtgacccacccctccaccccaccctccccaggtgaccccccctcccccccaggtgacccccacccacaccctccccctccccaggtgacccccctcaccctccccaggtgacccccctcaccctccggcTGTCGGCCTCCTGGTCCAGCGGGACCACCTGGTGCTCCCGGTGCTCGGCGGCCAGGCACAGGCCGCAGATGAAGGCCCGGTCGGTGCGGCAGAAGAGCTCCAGGTGCTTGCGGTGCGGCGCGCACTTGCGGCGGCCCACGTCGGCGGCGGGCGGCGCCAGCGGGTGGTCGCGGAAGGCGGCGGCGCTCCGGTGCGGCCGCAGGTGCCGCTCGCAGTAGGAGGCGAGGCAGAGGAGGCAGGAGCGGGCGGCGGGCCGGCGGGCGGCCGGGCACACGTCGCAGGGCGTCAGGCCCGCCCCGGCCCCGGGCTCCGGCTCCCCGGCCCCGGCCGCCAGCTCCTCGGCGATGCCGCCCAGCACCGGGTTAGGCCGCAGCTCGGGCCTCGGCCTGAAGGTCTGGCGGCACTGGGGGCAGCTGCAGTCCCCGCCGGCCGCCTGCTGCTCCCACAGCCGCTGCACGCAGGCCAGGCAGAAGCTGTGGCCGCAGGGCAGGGTGGCCGGCTGCCGGAACACCTCCAGGCAGATGGGGCAGAGCAGCCGGTCGGCCGACACCTGCACTCGGGCCGGCCCGCTGCCTGGCTCCAGCGCCTCGGCCATGGCCACGGCCCGCTGCCCGGCCGCCGGGTCTCCTTATAAGGCGGCGGGGCTGTCGGGGCGGATCGGCCAAGAAACCCTCCCACCGGCCGGGGAGCGCACTCCTCCTGGGCCCTGGGCCCTGGCTGctgcccctctgccccctcccagcccgcctccccccccgccccagcTCAGGGCAGGGACCTGGAGGAGATTCCCCCTGGACAAGCAAGGACAGGGTTCCCCCAGTCAGTCAGGACAGAGATCCCCCTGGACCGAGCAAGGGCAGGGTTCCCCGGTCCGCAGCAAGGACAGAGACCCCCTGTTAGAGCAAAGGGCAGAGTGTCCGTGGTTGGATCAAGGACAGGgaacccccaccccacttcccccagTCAGAGTCAGGACAGAGATCCCCCTGGACCGAGCAAGGGCAGGGTTCCCCCGTCCGCAGCAAGGACAGAGACCCCCGGTTGCAGCAAGGATAGAGACCCCCCCCCGATTACAGCAAGGacagagacccccccccccccattgcaggaaggacagGGACCACCCCGACTGCAGGAAGGACAGAGACCCCCAGTTACAGCAAGGACAGAGACCCCCGGTTACAGCAAGGACAGAGACCCCCGGTTACAACAAGGACAGAGACCCCCGGTTACAGCAAGGACAGAGATCTCCGGTTACAGCAAGGACAGAGATCCCCGACTACAGC
This region includes:
- the LOC127580045 gene encoding E3 ubiquitin/ISG15 ligase TRIM25-like, translating into MAEALEPGSGPARVQVSADRLLCPICLEVFRQPATLPCGHSFCLACVQRLWEQQAAGGDCSCPQCRQTFRPRPELRPNPVLGGIAEELAAGAGEPEPGAGAGLTPCDVCPAARRPAARSCLLCLASYCERHLRPHRSAAAFRDHPLAPPAADVGRRKCAPHRKHLELFCRTDRAFICGLCLAAEHREHQVVPLDQEADSRRKELQKVDFEMGKQLQETLLEIGSLQQNMDSIVRTSQKVELEITNHFYAMTESIEEALRVVTEIIGREQQAALTQAKAIRAQLEQKCTELREKKLQLEILANKSDNFKLVQESLCFSTESQVPDVPQFKSDFHSKLVRASKAAAELSSQVKECLRRAMKRRLKSTERRGCEKSTETSDASPHTSLLPPEPKIRKNFEESLPSQSNAAASPRRTHQVLSFRRCRCHKADF